The Pseudomonadota bacterium genome includes the window GAGGAGTAGGACAATACGATCCCCCCAACCGCCAAAAGCACTCCCCATCGTCCCCCCATCGTCGTGATCCGAAGCCCCCTCGAATGAACGACCGGTTAGCGTAACCCACCATCGTGTCGGCAGGGATGTCGACTCGATCGATCACAAAAGCTCAAAAGACACGCCGCGCGTGTCGGCCAGGCGGGTAACGGGCCGCGCCCTGCCCCGCCTATTTTTAGTCCCCACCGTGAGCATAGTACACATCCCTTGAGTACGCCAGCATTCTAAAGGCGCACACATCCGGTCCACGGTGGCTCCGGAGGAACGGTCTCGAATTGCCGGCAAAGATCGAGATAAAACCGCGCCGGCCCATCGTCTCCGAATTCCTTCAGTAAGCTCTCGAAGATCTGTTGTGCCTGGTCGAAGTCCTGAAGCTTGAACGCCGTGAGCGCCGCGTTGAAGTACCGATGCTTATGCTCGGTCGATCCCAGGGTTGAAATCTCGGGATCGACAATCTCGCACAGGACTACCGGGCGGCTCGTTCCGGGAAGGTAGAAGGAACCGATCTCGCGGGTGAGGAGGCCTTCGATCCCCGAGGTCACGTCGCAAGAGGCAAGAATACGGGTCCCCAAGCTCTTGCTTGCCCGCTCGATGCGTTCGGTCTTATTCACGACTTCCCCGACGGCGCGGTACTCGAATCTCCCGCGCGCGCCAACATTGCCGAGCACGAGTTCGCCGCAATGGATGCCGACCCGCGTCGGCAGGCAGTGCGGATCGGCGGGAGCGAGGGCACGAATGATTTCCAGGGCGGCATCGCATGCGGCGCGCTTGGCTTTGGGTTCGGGCGCCGCGGTCGGCCACACCGCCAACATGGCATCGCCAATCACGTCGGATACCCAACCCTCATGCTTCTTAACCGCATCGAATAGCGGTTCGTAATAGCCGTTCAGCAGGGAGCGCAACGGCACCGCCTTCATGGTCTCCGACAATAGAGTGAACTGGCCGGCGTCCGAATGGATGCAGACGCCATACATGATCTGGCCGCTTGAGAGGATCTCGGGAGTAGTCCGCGCGATGCTTTCCACGACCTGACGCGGGAGGTGAACGCGCAAGCCGTCTTCGAGCCGGGCCAACTCGTGCTCGTTGCGCGCGCGCTCGCGCCGCTCCTCCAGATACCCGCGCAGGAGTGCGATGGCCGCGGCCAGCGGTGTTTGAATAGCGATCGGAACCGCGAGCGGCAGCCACAGGCCATAGTGGGCAAAGGCGAGGTAAGCCGCGCTGCTGTATGCGGTGCTCAGCGCGAGGATCCCGCACATGGCTAATCCGGTCGAGGCTGTCGTGGCCAAGCGCCCTAGGAGTGCCGCCCACAGAGCCACGATGCACAGATGCCACAGCATCGGCAAGGGGCGGAGGCTACGCCGCTCCAATAGGTTGGCGAAGGCGGTGGCCCCGATCTCGACGCCGCTGAAATTTCCGTAGACGGTGGGAAACCGATCCATCACGCTGCCGTGCCGCAGGTCGGAAAAACCGACGAAGACAGCCTTCTCGCGCAGACTCGACAAGCGTCCCGCGGGGAACGCGTCGCAACCCCCCTGTATGATGCATTGATAGGGGAGGGTGGTCACGGTGCCCGGCGGACCGTAATAGTCTATGTGGCGTGCCTCGAGCGTGCGCACGGCGCCGATAAGCGCTAGGAGCACCGCGCGGGACTCTTGATCGAAGGAAGCCCTGTTAGTTAACTCGTCGTTCAGTTCGTCGGCTAGCTCGGGATCGCGGGCGAACCGAGTGTACAACTGCTCAGCCAACGTCGCGAGGCGTCTGACCTCCACGGGCTGTCCGGAGATCTCGCGCACCAAGGCTGCCAGCGTTTCCAGGTACGGTTTGGAATACACGAGCAAGGCAGCCAAGGGAAAGGTCGGCAAGTTTTCGCCCGCGGGATCCCGGAGCAGCAACTGATCGAGATCGCGTCCGTCGGGTAGCAAAAACGGTACGACCATCGCCGCGGCGTCCGCGAGAGGCGGGATGGGGAGCCGCGATCGGCGTTCGGTGATCTCGATGGAGCCCGGCAAGAGCGCGCGCGACCGCGCCGGGATCAGGTATTCGATCAGGACTACGTTCCCGGCGTCCTTAATCGCCCGCGCAAACTCGCGGTCTCCGCGCGCATCGCGCGCCTTGTTGAAATGAAAATCAAAGCCAACAACTCCCGGCCGGGCTGCTTCCAGCCGCCGCAGGAGTTGCGCGTGTAATGCCCGCGACCATTCACCGAGAACGTCGGGAAAGTCGGGTTCGTCGAGGGTCGTCTGATCGATCAACACAATGACGACCTCCCGAGGGGGCTCGCGAACCCCGCGCAGGCCGTACAGGATCCTTAAACCCGCCGCGCTTTCAAGATCGGTCTGCGTCCCGCCAATCCAGGGTGCGCCGGTCGCTAAAACGCCCAGGAGCGCGGTAACGATCCCGGCGATGAGGGGTTTATTGAGTCCGGACGACAGCGGTTGCCGGCCGGTCTGTAATGGCCGTGCCGGGGCCGGCGGCCGGACGGCTGGGTGTGTTTCGGTCAGCGGCATACGCCACGGGTTCCTAGAACGCCACTCGTTATAGTATAGTAGTTCTGCGTTAACACCTTGAAACCCACTAGGTTAGGGCAATAATATCAACAAAAAGCTAGCCTCGATTCGCCGCGGGGGACACTAAAGTTATGGCAAGTGATTTCACCTGGTTTCCTAAGCTGGTCCGAGCCGACTTGGAGTTCCTCGCCAAATGCGGCACCACTAAGCGCTATAAGAGTAAGACCGTGCTCATCACCGAGGGGGAACCGAGCCACGAGCTGTATATCGTGGAAAGCGGTCTGGTGCGCGTTTACACCAGCGAGCAAAGCGGTAAAGAGGTCACCTTGATTTTTCTTGGGCCCTGGGAGTGCTTCGGAGAGCTCGGATTGCTCGATGACGCACCCCGTTCGGCCTCGGTGGCGACGGTGGAGACCTCCACGCTCGTTGTGGTGTCGAAACCGGCTTTCTTGAATTGTCTGTCGAAGCATCCTGAGATCTCGATCAAGCTTTTGCAAGCCTTGGTGCAGCGGGTCAGGTTTTTGACGGAACGAGTGCGAGACATCGCCTTGCTCGACGTCTACGGCAGAATCGCCCGCTCGCTCATGAGCCTGGCGACGGAGCGAGACGGCCAGTGGGTGATCGAACAACGCATGACCCAGCAGGACCTGGCAAGCATGGTCGGTTGCGCGCGCGAGATGGTCGCTCGCGTGATGAAGGACTTGACCACCGGCGGTTACGTGGAGGTCAAGGGTAAACATATCACCATCAAAAGAAGACTCCCGGATCGATGGTAGAACGAGGCGGCGATCACGACCGCCTACGCCGGTAAACCGAGCCCCGCGCGTAATCGTGTGGTGCCATGCACGAAGCATGTTCGTCCTCCTCGCTCATGGGGACAATATTTCTATTTGGGCCGGGCATGCCCGGACACGCGAACCGGCTATGGCATCACGGCTACGGGCGTATTAAATCAGGGAAGCTTCGAGAATACTGTGAGAAATTCACGTTTTGAAGGGCATCGCATTCGATGCAGGACGGGCGATCGCAGCCGTGTTTAAGTGCTTCTAAGGAAGCTCTGCAAAAGTGTTATGAGCACGCCCAGATGCGCGAAGCCGCGGAGCGAGTCAGGAGACATATCAGGGAGATAGGCGAGTGACGAGCGAGCACGCGACAATGCAGATGGGCGGCGCAGTAGCTTTTGCAGAGCTTCCTTAATAATGTACGAGAGTATGCACGCGATACTCGGCCAACTGCGCGCGGCCGCCGAGCGCATCGAGCTCGACGACGAAGGCGCAGCCCGCGACCTCGGCGCCCAGCTTCTTGATAAGCAGACAGCTCGCCGCCGCCGTACCCCCGGTGGCGATGAGATCATCGATCAACAACACCCGGTCGTTCGGGGTGAGCGCGTCTACATGCACTTCGAGCCCGGCCGATCCGTACTCGAGGTCATAATCGGTTCGCGCCACGTTATAAGGAAGCTTGCCGGGTTTGCGCAAGGGGACAAACCCGACTCCGAGCTCCCAGGCGACCAGGCTGCCGAAGATGAATCCGCGCGCTTCCATTCCGACCACGGCCGTGAGGCGTTCGCCGAGGAAGGGGTGGAGGAGTTGGTGCACCGTCAGCCGCAGAGTTGCGGGGTCCTTGACCAGCGGGGTAATGTCTTTGAATTGGATCCCGGGCTTGGGAAAGTCCGGGATATTGCGGATCTTGGCTTTGAGTCTATCCATAGCCGGGAGGATTATCTTTTACGCCATCATAATGATATTTTTTATCCCCGGCCAGACGAAGATCTTTGCCATGCACCGGTGGGATGTCAGCCCGAAAGAAGCCGTCGCAATCCAGAGAGAGTTATGCGCACAGGTGGTGCGCCGCGATCGCCTGGGTGCGGTTCAGCGGGTCGCCGGGATCGATGTTGGTTTCAAGGAGCGCGGGGCGGTGGCACGCGCGGCGGTCGTGATCCTAGGCTACCCGGATCTCACGCTGGTCGAGCAGGTTGTGATCGAGCGCCCGGCCGAGTTTCCCTATGTGCCGGGTCTACTCTCATTTCGCGAAGTGCCGGTGGTGCTGGAGGCGCTGGACCGGCTCGCCCGAGGACCCGACCTGCTGCTCTGTGATGCTCAGGGCTATGCCCATCCGCGCCGTTTCGGCCTGGCCTCGCATTTGGGCGTCCTCACCGATACGCCATCGATTGGAGTTGCCAAGAGGCGGCTGATCGGCGAGCATGCGCCGGTGCCCGCTCAGATGGGGGCGTGGACGACGTTGCGCGATCGGGACGAGATCATCGGCGCCGCGCTGCGCACACGAACGGGGGTGAAACCGCTCTATGTCTCCGTGGGCCATCGGGTGTGCCTCGAAACAGCGCTTCGCTTCGTGATGTCATGCGTTACAAAATACCGTTTACCGGAGACGACACGTTGGGCCCACCGGATCGCCTCCGGCCCGTGAGGCGCGCTATTCCTCGGCGCGCGTATCGCCTCGGACGGGCGGCGCTGTTCGCGCTCGGCATCCTCGTCATGGCGGCACGCGGAGCGGTGGCCGGGGAGGCGGATGAGTATGGCCCGGCGCGGCTGCGGATGGTCGATACGATCGAGGACGAGTTTCGCTGGACCGCTAGCATGGTCGGGCCACTCGACTCCGCCGTGGCCGAGATCATGCGCAAGGTACCGCGGCATCGCTTCGTGCCCGACGACTACCAAGCGCGCGCTTACCTCAACCAGCCCCTTCCCATCGGCTACGGACAGACGATCTCGCAACCGTACATCGTCGCCTTGATGACCGGTCTCCTCGAGGTGGAATCCGCCGCCGCGGTGCTGGAGATCGGCACAGGATCGGGCTATCAGGCCGCGGTGCTGGCGGAGTTGGTCAAGGAAGTCTACACGATCGAGATCATCGATCCCTTGGGGAAGCTGGCCCGAGAGCGTCTGCGGCGCTTGGGCAAGCACAACGTGCACACGCGCATCGGCGATGGGTACTTCGGGTGGGAGGAACACGCCCCCTTTGACGGGATCATGGTCACCGCCGCCGGAGATCATATACCTCCGCCGCTGGTCAGACAGCTCAAGCCCGGCGGCAAGCTGGTCATGCCGGTCGGCGGCTTTTTGACCCAGTACTTGATATTGGTGGAGAAGGCGGCCGACGGCAGCGTCACCACCCGTCAGCTACTCCCGGTGCGTTTCGTCCCCTTAACCGGGGATCACTGAGAGCTTGTGAATAAATCTACTGCGCAGCCCGCCCGCATCGTTGCGCGGTGCTCGGAATCCTCATGTATTTCCATATACACTGCGGTTCCTGCGCGCCGTGCGCCTCGCGGGCGGGCGTGCTCGCTACGATTTCTTCACAAGCTCTGAGCGGGCCGCGGTGATGGATGAGACCCAACCTTCGCGCGGGTTCCTGTTCACCGTGTTCCTGATCTCCGGAACATCCTTAGCTTACCAGGTCCTATCGATACGACTCCTTTCCATCGTCTCCTGGCATCATCTCGCGTACATGGTGATGAGCCTTGCGCTTCTCGGGTACGGTGTGAGCGGGACCTTTATTTTGCTCGCGTCGCGTCTTATTGAGCGGGCGCCGGAACTTGCCTACGTCATCAACGCGGTCCTCTTCGGCATCAGCTCCGTCGGGTGTTTTTTGGCTGCCCAGACGCTGCTCGTCAACCCCGCGCAGATGCTTTGGGAAGGACAACAGGTCGTGCGACTGGCGACCATGTATTTGTTGCTGTCATTACCCTTCTTTTTTGCATCGAATTGCATCGCGATCGCGATCGTGCGTCATAAGCGCCACCTGCACCGCGTCTACGCCGTGGACCTCTTTGGGGCCGGCCTCGGGGCCTTGGGAGTCGTGCTGGTGTTGCATGCCTTATCGCCGGGCGCGACCCTGAAGCTCTTGGGATGCGTCGCTCTAATCGCAGCGGCCCTGGCGTGGTCGGCTCTGGGGTGCCGGCCGCGCAGCGTGAGCGCATACCTGGCGCTCTGCGCACTGCTGGCGCCCCTCGCCCTGTCGCAACCCTGGGCGGATTTGCGGCCGCAGGAATACAAGGGTTTGCAACAGGCCTTGAAGGTCGTCGGGACCCGCATCGTGACTGAACGCTCGGGGCCGCTGGGTTTATTACAGGTGCTTGAAAGCCCGAAAGTCCCGTTTCGTATTGCGCCCGGACTGAGCCTTAACACCCCGGCGCTTCCGCCCGAGCAACTCGCGCTGTTCACGGACGCCGACGCCATGACGGCGATCACGCGCTTCGACGGTGACTTGAGGCCGCTTGCTTTCCTAGCCTATATGCCGAGCGCCGCGCCCTACCGGTTGCGCAAGAACCCGCGGGTCTTGATCTTGGGGGCGGGCGGCGGCCTGGAGGTGCTGCAAGCGCTTTACCATCGGGCGCGCCGAATCGACGCGGTCGAGCAGAATTCGCAGGTCATCGGCTTGGTGCGCGACCACTACCGTGACTACACCGGGGCGCTGTATGCGCGCGATCCCGTCCACATCCACGTCGCGGAAGCGCGCGGGTATATTGCAACCGCCGCGGAGTCATTCGATATCATCCAGATCGCGTTGCTGGAGGCATTCAATACCTCCGCGTCGGGTCTCTACGCGCTCAATGAGAGCTATCTCTACACCGTCGAGGCGTTTCGGCAAACGCTTAGAAACCTCGCCCCCGACGGGGCGCTGGCCGTGACCCGGTGGGTGAAGGTGCCGCCCCGCGATGAGCTCAAGCTCTTTGCCACGGCCGTCGCGGCCTTGCGCGCCGAGGGGGTCGAGCACCCGGCGCGCCAGCTTGCGTGGCTCCGGGGTTGGAGAACCTCGACCTTGCTCGTCAAGAACGGGAAGTTTCGCCAGGCTGAGCTGCGTGAGCTGCGCGAGTTCTGCCGCACGCGCTCCTTCGATCTGGCTTACCTTCCGGGGATGAAAGCGCACGAGGCGAATCGCTATAACTTGCTCCCCGAACCGTATTTTTTCACCGGGGCCGAGGCCTTACTTGGAGACGATGCCGATGTCTTTACTCATCGTTACAAGTTCGATATCAAACCCGCAACCGATGATCGGCCGTATTTCTTTCAGTGGTTCAAGTGGCCCGTTCTCAAGGAGGCTTTCGAGTCGCGGGGCGCGGGGGGCTACGCGCTCTTGGACCTCGGTTACCTCATGTTGCTGGCCACACTGATTCAGGCGCTGGTCTTAAGCGTGCTATTAGTACTGCTCCCGCTGCGTTTCATTAGCCGGCGCGGGCCTTCGGGACCAAGGGCGTTAAAGGTCAAGTCGGCGTGCTATTTTTTTGCTGTCGGGCTCGGCTTCATGCTGATCGAAGTGGGCTTCTTCCAACGTTTCGTGCTTTACTTGTCTCATCCGCTGTACGCGATGTCGGTGATGCTGACGGGATTCCTGGTCTTCGCCGGGGCTGGGAGCATGACCTTAGCGCGGCAAGCCACGCCGCAAGCGGCCGTAAAGCGGGCCGTCACCGCGATCGTCGTAATTACCTTGATCTACCAAGCCATGTTGCCGATGCTCTTTGCGGCCACGCTCGCCTGGAACGATGCGGCCAAGATCGCGATCACGCTCATGGTAATCGCGCCGTTGGCTTATTTTATGGGCCGGCCTTACCCGGCCGCCTTGCAGACTATCTCCGAGCGCGCGCCGCTCTTGATTCCCTGGGCTTGGGGCATCAACGGCTGTGCGTCGGTGTTGGGCGCGGTGCTGGCCATGGTGATCTCTATGGATTTCGGGCTGAGCGCGGTGGTTTATTTGGCGGCGCTACTGTATCTACTCGCGGCCACCTTGCGGCCGTAGTCGTAATGGATGGCTCGGCCGCAAGCGGCTTATGCCGAGCTTCGACCGTCATCCAGATCATCCCAGCCCATCTCAGGGGCTGTTTGAACTTCGTGCACCGGCAATTCCCTGGCAAGGCGTTTCGGTACGCAACCATCCAGGAGAATTCGCACACCAAGTGCCGTAAGTTACGCAGCTACTGCCCTGGCAAGAAGCGCAGACTTCGCAAGTTCCAGCACGGCAATAGCGTGCTCGCGGGAGACGCTCGGAAAGTCTGCTAAGAAATCATCCAAAGAATCCCCCGCTTCGAGGTAATCAACGAGAGTCGGTACAGGCACTCTTGTTCCCGCGAAAACAGGTGTCCCGCTCAGCCAAAGTCATGAACTCATAATTGGCGCCTCAACGACATTGCTCCCAGAGCTAAACCACCTGCGCTATTGATCCCTGTAATAGCAGCCAGCGAGCCCTTTTAACCACTTGCGAAGTCGCTGATCTACTACAAAAGTCTAGGCGGCCGCTGGCCTGGCGTTTCTCTATATTTTAATTACTTTTATTTAAATCAACGGCTTAAACAAATTGGTAGGGTGATTGCCCTATAGGGTCTGTGCTGAGCAACCCTTATTCAATGCGGAGGTAAGCGTGGCCTCGTATTCAGCCTCGCCCATTCGACGGTAAAGTCATCAAATAGAGTAGAGATGTCGCGCGCACCATGCAGCATACGTAGGAGTTCGACTATCCGGGAGTTCGCGATTGATGAGGACGTACTTGTAGGCGCTCAATTTCTTTGAAGGAGAAAAACACATGAAGAACTTCGTGAGGTGCATATCCGATGTGCATAGTCTCTTGCCATGGGTGCTTTCCACTGCCATGGTGGGAATCGTAACTATTGCGCAGCCGGCTGTCGCCGGTGGCTCGATAAGCGTAGATCCCCGCCGGTCCCTCGTGGTAACGGAACAAACCATCTTGGCACGCTTTCCGTTCGAGCGCGTATTGGAGCAGTTAGTAATGCAGAGTGGGGTTCCATGGCTCACCTCCTTGGAGCTATTTCACCAATGGTGGGATACGCAGAATTCAGGTCCTGGGCTCGGCCTTGGACCCCATTGTGACAATACAGTCGATGCGGGAACACCGGTCATCAATGACTTCCCTTATACGTGCCGACCCGCACCCGCTGAGGGGGTCCAGGCAACCACGAATCCATTTGCAGATCCCGACAATAACCCCGACGCCTACCTTCCCGTGGGAC containing:
- a CDS encoding adenylate/guanylate cyclase domain-containing protein, translating into MPLTETHPAVRPPAPARPLQTGRQPLSSGLNKPLIAGIVTALLGVLATGAPWIGGTQTDLESAAGLRILYGLRGVREPPREVVIVLIDQTTLDEPDFPDVLGEWSRALHAQLLRRLEAARPGVVGFDFHFNKARDARGDREFARAIKDAGNVVLIEYLIPARSRALLPGSIEITERRSRLPIPPLADAAAMVVPFLLPDGRDLDQLLLRDPAGENLPTFPLAALLVYSKPYLETLAALVREISGQPVEVRRLATLAEQLYTRFARDPELADELNDELTNRASFDQESRAVLLALIGAVRTLEARHIDYYGPPGTVTTLPYQCIIQGGCDAFPAGRLSSLREKAVFVGFSDLRHGSVMDRFPTVYGNFSGVEIGATAFANLLERRSLRPLPMLWHLCIVALWAALLGRLATTASTGLAMCGILALSTAYSSAAYLAFAHYGLWLPLAVPIAIQTPLAAAIALLRGYLEERRERARNEHELARLEDGLRVHLPRQVVESIARTTPEILSSGQIMYGVCIHSDAGQFTLLSETMKAVPLRSLLNGYYEPLFDAVKKHEGWVSDVIGDAMLAVWPTAAPEPKAKRAACDAALEIIRALAPADPHCLPTRVGIHCGELVLGNVGARGRFEYRAVGEVVNKTERIERASKSLGTRILASCDVTSGIEGLLTREIGSFYLPGTSRPVVLCEIVDPEISTLGSTEHKHRYFNAALTAFKLQDFDQAQQIFESLLKEFGDDGPARFYLDLCRQFETVPPEPPWTGCVRL
- a CDS encoding Crp/Fnr family transcriptional regulator, whose product is MASDFTWFPKLVRADLEFLAKCGTTKRYKSKTVLITEGEPSHELYIVESGLVRVYTSEQSGKEVTLIFLGPWECFGELGLLDDAPRSASVATVETSTLVVVSKPAFLNCLSKHPEISIKLLQALVQRVRFLTERVRDIALLDVYGRIARSLMSLATERDGQWVIEQRMTQQDLASMVGCAREMVARVMKDLTTGGYVEVKGKHITIKRRLPDRW
- a CDS encoding adenine phosphoribosyltransferase; this encodes MDRLKAKIRNIPDFPKPGIQFKDITPLVKDPATLRLTVHQLLHPFLGERLTAVVGMEARGFIFGSLVAWELGVGFVPLRKPGKLPYNVARTDYDLEYGSAGLEVHVDALTPNDRVLLIDDLIATGGTAAASCLLIKKLGAEVAGCAFVVELDALGGRAQLAEYRVHTLVHY
- the nfi gene encoding deoxyribonuclease V (cleaves DNA at apurinic or apyrimidinic sites) encodes the protein MHRWDVSPKEAVAIQRELCAQVVRRDRLGAVQRVAGIDVGFKERGAVARAAVVILGYPDLTLVEQVVIERPAEFPYVPGLLSFREVPVVLEALDRLARGPDLLLCDAQGYAHPRRFGLASHLGVLTDTPSIGVAKRRLIGEHAPVPAQMGAWTTLRDRDEIIGAALRTRTGVKPLYVSVGHRVCLETALRFVMSCVTKYRLPETTRWAHRIASGP
- a CDS encoding protein-L-isoaspartate(D-aspartate) O-methyltransferase, with the translated sequence MAARGAVAGEADEYGPARLRMVDTIEDEFRWTASMVGPLDSAVAEIMRKVPRHRFVPDDYQARAYLNQPLPIGYGQTISQPYIVALMTGLLEVESAAAVLEIGTGSGYQAAVLAELVKEVYTIEIIDPLGKLARERLRRLGKHNVHTRIGDGYFGWEEHAPFDGIMVTAAGDHIPPPLVRQLKPGGKLVMPVGGFLTQYLILVEKAADGSVTTRQLLPVRFVPLTGDH
- a CDS encoding SAM-dependent methyltransferase, with protein sequence MDETQPSRGFLFTVFLISGTSLAYQVLSIRLLSIVSWHHLAYMVMSLALLGYGVSGTFILLASRLIERAPELAYVINAVLFGISSVGCFLAAQTLLVNPAQMLWEGQQVVRLATMYLLLSLPFFFASNCIAIAIVRHKRHLHRVYAVDLFGAGLGALGVVLVLHALSPGATLKLLGCVALIAAALAWSALGCRPRSVSAYLALCALLAPLALSQPWADLRPQEYKGLQQALKVVGTRIVTERSGPLGLLQVLESPKVPFRIAPGLSLNTPALPPEQLALFTDADAMTAITRFDGDLRPLAFLAYMPSAAPYRLRKNPRVLILGAGGGLEVLQALYHRARRIDAVEQNSQVIGLVRDHYRDYTGALYARDPVHIHVAEARGYIATAAESFDIIQIALLEAFNTSASGLYALNESYLYTVEAFRQTLRNLAPDGALAVTRWVKVPPRDELKLFATAVAALRAEGVEHPARQLAWLRGWRTSTLLVKNGKFRQAELRELREFCRTRSFDLAYLPGMKAHEANRYNLLPEPYFFTGAEALLGDDADVFTHRYKFDIKPATDDRPYFFQWFKWPVLKEAFESRGAGGYALLDLGYLMLLATLIQALVLSVLLVLLPLRFISRRGPSGPRALKVKSACYFFAVGLGFMLIEVGFFQRFVLYLSHPLYAMSVMLTGFLVFAGAGSMTLARQATPQAAVKRAVTAIVVITLIYQAMLPMLFAATLAWNDAAKIAITLMVIAPLAYFMGRPYPAALQTISERAPLLIPWAWGINGCASVLGAVLAMVISMDFGLSAVVYLAALLYLLAATLRP
- a CDS encoding DUF433 domain-containing protein, which encodes MSGTPVFAGTRVPVPTLVDYLEAGDSLDDFLADFPSVSREHAIAVLELAKSALLARAVAA